The Nitrospirales bacterium genome includes a window with the following:
- the rsmA gene encoding 16S rRNA (adenine(1518)-N(6)/adenine(1519)-N(6))-dimethyltransferase RsmA, which yields MRFPHPRKRFGQHFLIDHNIVNKILIRAEVHPHEHVLEIGPGRGALTKRLCQVASRVLAIEIDVELFAYLQTELQGFENVEVVLGDALDFSYTNLSHNMVVVANLPYNISTPLLFKLFEARALIDRMILMVQLEVARRIVANAGTREYGVLSVLSQYFADVELAFKVPRTCFSPRPDVESAIIELRPKSSEQIGIEQECEAFVRVVKAAFSHRRKTLFNAMRDAGFHAHVLQSGFEMATIDGRCRAETLNVKDFQRLTQALHPSS from the coding sequence TCCCCATCCCCGTAAACGTTTCGGCCAACATTTCCTCATCGATCACAATATCGTCAACAAAATCCTCATTCGCGCAGAGGTCCATCCCCACGAACATGTGTTGGAAATAGGCCCGGGTCGTGGGGCGTTGACGAAAAGACTGTGCCAGGTCGCTTCTCGGGTCTTGGCTATTGAAATCGACGTGGAGTTGTTTGCGTATCTTCAAACTGAGTTACAAGGATTCGAAAATGTAGAGGTGGTTCTGGGGGACGCCTTGGATTTTTCCTACACGAATCTTTCTCACAATATGGTGGTCGTGGCCAATTTGCCATATAACATTTCGACACCCTTGCTCTTCAAATTATTCGAAGCCCGAGCTTTGATAGACCGTATGATTCTGATGGTTCAACTTGAGGTGGCGAGACGAATAGTCGCGAACGCGGGAACACGGGAATATGGCGTGTTGTCGGTGCTATCTCAATACTTCGCTGATGTTGAGCTGGCGTTTAAAGTCCCGAGGACGTGTTTTTCTCCAAGGCCGGACGTGGAATCGGCAATCATCGAATTACGTCCCAAATCTTCGGAACAAATTGGTATCGAACAAGAATGTGAGGCATTCGTACGGGTCGTGAAGGCGGCCTTCAGTCACCGTCGAAAGACCTTATTCAATGCGATGCGGGATGCGGGTTTTCACGCGCATGTGCTTCAATCCGGGTTTGAGATGGCGACCATCGATGGCCGCTGTCGCGCGGAAACCTTGAACGTGAAGGATTTTCAGCGGTTGACGCAGGCCCTTCACCCGTCGTCCTAG